A stretch of DNA from Nerophis ophidion isolate RoL-2023_Sa linkage group LG18, RoL_Noph_v1.0, whole genome shotgun sequence:
ggtagaaatagggcaggaattctggaaaatcctggaatttaattgaacttggaaaaattatagttggaatttccagaatggtgaaatgtgttgatgttggaatggtttgaataggttgaaaaacgcGAGAGTTGTGCAACTCGGATAAATGTCCGTTTCATTTCCATAGgaacttcctggaatttcggaaCTATGACAGTTTTTTCCCAAAAACTCAAACTATCTCTCCTCAGTGACGAAAAATGGTCGCACTCAAAATAGTGATATAAGtaaatcaaatattattatttttttactaaacttTCAACGCTTTAAAGTACTCACTAGCTTCAGACCTATCGACAGACAAAAAGTTTTTACGTATTTGCAATGTTTAGAGctctttttgttaaaaaaaaaaaaaaaaaaaaacattttctgtgatggaaaacacacaaaatatgactAATTTCCAAAAACGAGTTGCAAAATGAAATACTTTGGATGAGGTAATTACAGCCTTAATTAAGTCAATAATTAACAAAAacactgattttgatgcattattattttgaaACTATGGCATTTTTTCCCCTCCAAAACTCACACTAAACTTTCAACGTTTTCAATTTTTACTAGCTTCATAGATACAAAGTTTTCACAAAAgagcaatgttgttgttttttaatgttttatccttttttaaaataaaaaacaacattttttctgATGGGGgaaaaacagaaaatatgcatAATTTCCAAAAACGAGTTGCAAAATGGAATATTTTAGATGAGGTCATGACAGCCTTAATTAATTCAATGATTCACAAAAACTcagattttgatgcattattattttggaACTATGACAGTTTTTTTCCAAAAACTCAAACTATCTCTCCTCAGTGACGAAAAATGGTCGCACTCAAAACAGTgatataaataaatcaaatatttatttttttttactaaacttTCAACGCTTTAAATTACTCACTAGCTTCAGACCTATCCACAGATAAAAAGTTTTTACATATTTGCAATGTTTAGAGctctttttgtttaaaaaaaaaattaacaaaaacattttctgtgatggaaaacacacaaaatatgactAATTTCCAAAAACGAGTTGCAAAATGGAATACTTTGGATGAGGTAATTACAGCCTTATttaagtcaataattcacaaaaacactgattttgatgcattattattttggaactatggcatttttttcccctccaaaaCTCACACTAAACTTTCAACGTTTTCAATTTTTACTAGCTTCATAGATACAAAGTTTTCACAAAAaagcaatgttgttgttttttaatgttttatgctttttttaaaataaaaaacaacattttttctgGCGGgaaaaacagaaaatatgcatAATTTCCAAAAACGAGTTGCCAAATGGAATATTTTAGATGAGGTAATTACAGCCTTAATTGATTCAATAAGTCACAAAAACTCATATTTTGATGCATTACTACTTTGGAACTATGACCGTTTTTTTCCAAAAACTCAAACTATCTCTCCTCAGTGACGAAAAATGGTCGCACTCAAAATAGTGAAAGAAGtaaatcaaatattattatttttttactaaacttTCAACGCTTTAAAGTACTCACTAGCTTCAGACCTATCCACAGATAAAAAGTTTTTACATATTTGCAATGTTTAGAGCTCTTTTTGTTAAAAagaaaatgaacaaaaacattttctttgatggaaaacacacaaaatatgaataATTTCCAAAAACGAGTCGCAAAATGGAATACTTTGGATGAGGTAATTACAGCCTTAAttaagtcaataattcacaaaaacactgattttgatgcattattattttggaACTATGGCATTTTTCCCTTCCAAAACTCACACTAAACTTTCAACGTTTTCCATTTTTACTAGCTTCATAGATACAAAGTTTTCACAAAAaagcaatgttgttgttttttaatgttttatccttttttaaaataaaaaacaaaattttttctGATGGGGGAAAAActgaaaatatatataatttccaAAAACGAGTTGCAAAATGGAATATTTTAGATGAGGTAATTACAGCCTTAATTAATTCAATATTTCACAAAAACTcagattttgatgcattattattttggaACTATGACAGTTTTCTTCCAAAAACTCAAACTATCTCTCCTCAGTGACGAAAAATGGTCGCACTCAAAATAGTGAAAGAAGtaaatcaaatattattatttttttactaaacttTCAACGCTTTAAATTACTCACTAGCTTCAGACCTATCCACAGATAAAAAGTTTTTACATATTTGCAATGTTTAGAGctctttttgttaaaaaaaaaaaaaaaaaaaagaaaaaacattttctgtgatggaaaacacacaaaatatgactAATTTCCAAAAACGAGTTGCAAAATGGAATACTTTGGATGAGGTAATTACAGCCTTAATTAAGTCAATATTTCACAAAAacactgattttgatgcattattattttggaactatggcatttttttcccctccaaaaCTCACACTAAACTTTCAACGTTTTCAATTTTTACTAGCTTCATAGATacagagttttcctaaaaaagcaatgttgttttttttaaatattttatgctttttgtaaaataaaaaacacatttttttctgatgGGGGAAAAACTGAAAATATGCATAATTTCCAAAAACGAGTTGCCAAATGGAATATTTTAGATGAGGTAATTACAGCCTTAATTAATTCAATAATTCACAAAAACTcagattttgatgcattattattttggaactatggcatttttttcccctcaaaactcacaCTAAACTTTCAACGTTTTCAATTTTTACTAGCTTCATCGATACAGAGTTTTCACAAAAaagcaatgttgttgttttttaatgttttatgctttttgtaaaataaaaaacaacattttttctgATGGGGGAAAAACTGAAAATATgcataatttttaaaaaacagttgCAAAATGGAATATTTTAGATGAGGTAATTACAGCCTTATTTAATTCAATAATTCACAAAGACTcagattttgatgcattattatttcagAACCAAGACAGTTTGACAACGGATCGTCTTCAAAAAGGGGAACTCTCTAAATGGAATATTTGTATGGGTGTTGTTGACTAATTCAGACTCATTGGAgcagttgttgttgtttattctgTTGACATGCGGGGCCTTCAGGCAGTGATATACAACCCTTATGTTTGTTCAACAAAGACTGGGTAAATGTCGGCCATGTGGGACATGTTCCCATTTCATCTGTGCATAGTCGACTCCGTCAGCCAGAAAGCGGATTCTAACATGGTGGTTTCCTGTGGTCCATTGCAGGGTGTGGACTGGAGTTCCTGCTGGTCCTGTGTGGCCTGGAGTTCTCCTGGTCCTGTCCCCACCACTGCATCTGCTACACGGCCCCGAGCACCGTCTCCTGCCAGGCGCACAACTTCCTGTCTGTCCCTGAAGGCATCCCACCCGACAGCGAACGCATCTTCCTCCAGAACAATAAGATTCACCGGCTACTTCAAGGCCACTTCAGCAGCCAGACGGTGACCCTCTGGATCTACTCCAACAACATCACCTACATCGAGCCCTCCACCTTCCACGGCTTCACCCAGCTGGAGGAGCTGGATTTGGGAGACAACCGCCACCTGCGGTCCCTGGCTGAAGACACCTTCCGCGGGTTGAATCGACTCAGTGCTCTGCACCTGTACCGCTGCGGACTCAGCTCACTTCCCAATAATATCTTCCAGGGATTAAGAAGCCTGCAATATCTCCATTTACAGGTACGTCAAGCACTTTCACAATATCTATGTTGTCGTCACTTAGGAATAATCATCCTAGATCAGTTCATCGGCGTACCTCGGCTTTTAGTCTTCAGGGTAAAGACTGGATTGGTGAGGCGGTCCCATTTTACAAAGTCAGCGAACTGTTGTTCGCTGAAATGAAAACTCAATGAAACTCAACCCGTTTCATTTCTTTCGCAGGCTGAAGCCAAGATGTTGTCTCCCATTTTCTCTCCAATGTGGCTGGAAGTCATTATTATTCACCCAACGCGGCTCATTAGTTTTTCACACTTTGCTCGAGTCCAGATCAAATACTCGGTTTATTGGGGCCAACGGGGGTGTGCAGTGGGTCACTCACACGGATCAAGAGCAACTAGTTGCACAGACGCCGTAtggaaaacatatttaatatggtcctaggccctgtactcttcagcatctacatgcttccgctaggtgacgtcatgagcaaatacggtattagctttcacggttatgctgatgacacccaactctacatgcccctaaagctgaccaacacgccggattgtagtcagctggaggcgtgtcttaatgaaattaaacaaaggATGTCCGctcattttttgcaacttaacgccaaaaaaacggaaatgctgattatcggtcctgctggacaccgacctctatttaataattcaactttaacatttgacaaccaaataataaaacaaggtgactcggtaaaaaatctgggtattatcttcgacccaactctctcctttgaggcacacattaaaagcgttactaaaacggccttctttcatctccgtaatatcgctaaaattcgctccattttgtccactaaagacgccgagatcattatccatgcgtttgttacgtctcgtctcgattactgtaacgtattattttcgggtcaccccatgtctagcattaaaagattacagttggtacaaaatgcggctgctagacttttgacaagaacaagaaagtctgatcacattacgcctgtactggctcacctgcactggcttcctgtgcacttaagatgtgactttaaggttttactacttacgtataaaatactacacggtctagctccatcctatcttgccgattgtattgtaccatatgtcccggcaagaactctgcgttcaaaagactccggtttattagtgattcctagagccaaaaaaaagtctgcgggctatagagcgttttccgttcaggctccagtacgctggaatgccctcccggtaaaagtttgagatgccacctcagtagaagcatttaagtctcaccttaaaactcatctgtatcctctagcctttaaatagacctcctttttagaccagttgatctgccgcctcttttctttctcctatgtccccccccccctcccttgtggagggagtccggtccgatgaccatggatgaagtactggctgtccagcgtcgggacccaggatggaccgctcgcctgtgtatcggttggggacatctctacgctgctgatccgcctccgcttgagatggtttcctgtgaacaggactctcgctgctgtcttggatccgcttgaactgaactctcgcggttgtgttggagccactatggattgaactttcacagtatcatgttagacccgctcgacatccattgctttcggtcccctagagggggggggttgcccacatctgaggtcctctccaaggtttctcatagtcagcattgtcactggcgtcccactggatatgaattctccctgcccactgggtgtgagttttccttgcacttttgtgggttcttccgaggaggATGTAgtctgggaataggcccctcccacctccaaagacatgcacctagggataggcccctcccacctccaaagacatacacctggggataggcccctcccacccccaaagacatgcacctagggataggcccctcccacccccaacaaCATGCACCTgagtataggcccctcccacctccaaagacatgatctagggataggttgattggcaacaccaaaattgtccctccctccatccatccatccatccatccatccatccatcttcttccgcttatccgaggtcgggtcgcgggggcagcagcctaagcagggaagcccagacttccctctccccagccacttcgtccagctcccgaggcgttcccaggacagccgggagacatagtcttcccaacgtttcctgggtcttctccgtggcctcctgccggtctgacaagccctaaacacctccctaggggggcggtcgggtggcatcctacccaaatggtccctagtgtgtgaatgtgagtgtgaatgttgtctagctgtgttgaggtggtgacttgtccagctgagataggctccagcacccccctacAAGTGGTAgataatagatggatggatggatatacagtgtcacatatatactgatatattatattattgtattatatcattatataatatatacaatatataacaaattccaATTGTTAGTCATATATCTGTAGTCAGTCCAAATGTCGAACATGTTATAAAAGTGTGTGGTTTTATCCACGTACGAACTATTTACTTGaagtaaaaaagtatttaaacaCGACCACTAACAACCAACACATTTGTGTCTTCTTTTCTCCACAGCAAAATCATTTGAAGTTCCTTCAAGATGACACATTTGCCGACCTCCATAACCTGAGCCACTTGTTCCTACACGGAAACCACCTGTGGAGACTCAACCAGAACACTTTCAGGGGTCTTCGGTCCTTGGATCGTCTCCTTCTGCACCAGAACCAGATCGAGTGGGTTCACCACCTGGCGTTCCACGATCTCAAACGCCTCACCACCCTCTACTTGTTCAACAACTCCCTGGTGCAGCTCTCGGGCGACTGCCTGGGCATGCTTCCCGCCCTGGAATACCTGCGCCTCAACGACAATCCCTGGTCCTGTGACTGCAAGGCCCTCACGCTATGGGAGTGGTTAAAACGTTTTAGGGGATCGACCTCTTCTGTGGGTTGCACGGCGCCTGTTGATTTGGTGGGGAAAGACCTCAAGGAGCTTCGCAAGGAAGACTTCTCCGACTGTTCGCCCAATTCTGAATCCAGAGCCCAGACCAACAACTTGTCCGGCACAGTCAGCCCACCGTCCATGAATCGGGGCGTAGTGGCGAGCCCCGGGGGCCAAAGCAACGTGGTGCACCCTTCCAGGCCCGGCCGTCCTCGCAACTGCCAGAAGACCCGCAACCGGGGGAGCAAGGGGAAGAACGACAATGAGGTCCACCACTCGAAGGAGGTCATGGCGGACAAGGAGGACTCTTCTCCGGATTTCTCCGACGGAGGGAAACACGATCACACCTCGCCAGATGGCACCGTTACCAGGAGGAAGCACAAGTGTGTTCCGCGGACCACTGTTCGACCCCCGAGTGGGGTTCTGCAAGCCAACAACGGGGCGTCCTTATTCCAGCCTTTAATACACGTCTACGCCCTCGTGGTTGCCTTGACAACAAACACAGACTTTATCCTCCGCTGAGCCACAGAGGCTTTGGTAAAAGGTCACAAACAACAATATAGCCCAAAAACATCCTCTCGTTCCTGCACTACGAGGTCCGTGTGtcctttacgtgtgtgtgtgtgtgtatgagtgtgtgtgtgtgtgattaagtGTA
This window harbors:
- the rtn4rl1b gene encoding reticulon-4 receptor-like 1b, with protein sequence MFKSGCGLEFLLVLCGLEFSWSCPHHCICYTAPSTVSCQAHNFLSVPEGIPPDSERIFLQNNKIHRLLQGHFSSQTVTLWIYSNNITYIEPSTFHGFTQLEELDLGDNRHLRSLAEDTFRGLNRLSALHLYRCGLSSLPNNIFQGLRSLQYLHLQQNHLKFLQDDTFADLHNLSHLFLHGNHLWRLNQNTFRGLRSLDRLLLHQNQIEWVHHLAFHDLKRLTTLYLFNNSLVQLSGDCLGMLPALEYLRLNDNPWSCDCKALTLWEWLKRFRGSTSSVGCTAPVDLVGKDLKELRKEDFSDCSPNSESRAQTNNLSGTVSPPSMNRGVVASPGGQSNVVHPSRPGRPRNCQKTRNRGSKGKNDNEVHHSKEVMADKEDSSPDFSDGGKHDHTSPDGTVTRRKHKCVPRTTVRPPSGVLQANNGASLFQPLIHVYALVVALTTNTDFILR